A DNA window from Aphelocoma coerulescens isolate FSJ_1873_10779 chromosome 7, UR_Acoe_1.0, whole genome shotgun sequence contains the following coding sequences:
- the MARCHF7 gene encoding E3 ubiquitin-protein ligase MARCHF7 isoform X4, with translation MESKPSRIPRRINVQASSSPLGSRSGNSLSGAYSTRESSWRLESGYQESSVLNSSSRDWRIGERDTRETPWKLTASSPTRYSGTIDHPHSGTFLGSRSRLSTSSSSHFTSGRYGESERTQGAYSRLHSQQQDSDSKRPKLSCTSTSSVRSNGLTAFSDSSWRCSRIPRSSSVMLGSLGTDLVRERTQLERTDLSVNNLVDPSYRNSDFSPSTYLRDRPASSYAEGARPKENSLSTLRLNAPMNHQLPSDHQPSFFSRDSNMTSSRSSYSSRQRRNELESPQRSVQPAFSLTAIRDETPSSSGSDRVLSSQRSLNESAVDSEGRRTTRQLLSRLASSMSSTFFSRRSSQDPLHTRSLGSEESTVVPRVQATTLSSSNGAATPEVTGLQSSEASQGFSFLGRRWGLSGVSQNRTSDSDGESYRPDTESRSTGSWLSSSLRNRCTPLFSRRRREGRDESARISTSDTTARSQHVFRRRESGEETSLEASDSPPRASVSGPPTPAVSVISTATASPADSTRSGRSSGILPGSLFRFAVPPTLGSSLSDNLMITVDIIPSGWNQSDGQESGKSKIPSSRDPERLQKIKESLLLEDSEDEEGDLCRICQMSSASSDNLLIEPCKCTGSLQYVHQECMKKWLKSKINSGSSLEAVTTCELCKEKLHLNLEGFDVHELYRAHANEQLLKMILRTDAGRTFILQETNRIAAEMLNWQEHQHAFVLFLSLVKGALNITVVFEALLNSKSTAAQWSSVRT, from the exons ATGGAGTCAAAACCCTCAAGAATTCCTCGCAGGATAAATGTTCAAGCTTCCAGCTCTCCTCTAGGATCTAGGAGTGGAAACAGTTTATCTGGTGCATATAGCACGAGAGAATCTTCATGGAGATTAGAATCTGGATACCAg GAATCCAGTGTATTGAATAGTTCCAGTAGAGACTGGAGAATTGGAGAAAGAGACACCCGTGAAACTCCTTGGAAGCTTACAGCGTCGTCTCCAACTCGCTACTCAGGGACAATTGATCATCCACATTCTGGAACATTTTTGGGAAGCAGAAGCAGATTG TCTACATCTTCTTCCTCTCATTTTACATCTGGGCGTTACGGTGAGTCTGAGAGAACTCAGGGAGCATATTCAAGACTGCATAGCCAGCAGCAAGATAGCGATTCAAAGAGACCTAAGCTATCTTGTACatctacctcttctgtgagaagtAATGGCTTGACTGCCTTTTCAG ATTCCTCATGGAGATGCAGTAGGATTCCTAGATCTTCATCAGTAATGCTTGGCTCCCTTGGAACTGATCTGGTGAGAGAGCGAACACAGTTAGAAAGAACAGATCTATCTGTTAATAACCTGGTGGATCCCAGCTACAGAAACAGTGACTTTTCACCTTCAACAT ATCTTCGAGACAGGCCTGCCTCTTCATATGCAGAGGGAGCAAGACCAAAAGAGAACTCATTAAGCACTTTGAGGCTGAATGCACCCATGAACCACCAGTTGCCTTCTGATCATCAGCCATCTTTCTTCAGCAGAGACTCTAACATGACCTCTTCAAGATCCAGCTATTCTTCAAGACAAAGGAGAAATGAATTGGAATCTCCCCAGAGGAGTGTACAGCCAGCATTTTCTCTTACTGCCATTAGAGATGAAACCCCTTCCTCCAGTGGTTCCGACAGGGTTTTATCTTCTCAGAGGTCATTGAATGAGTCTGCAGTTGACAGTGAAGGGAGGCGCACGACCAGACAGCTGCTGTCTCGTTTAGCATCTAGTATGtcatctacatttttctctcGAAGGTCTAGCCAAGACCCATTGCATACGAGATCATTAGGCTCTGAAGAGTCAACGGTGGTCCCAAGAGTTCAAGCTACTACTCTGTCAAGTAGTAATGGAGCTGCAACTCCGGAAGTCACAGGGCTTCAGTCATCCGAAGCTTCTCAGGGGTTTAGTTTTCTTGGACGAAGATGGGGTTTATCAGGAGTTTCACAGAATCGCACCTCTGATTCTGATGGGGAAAGTTACAGACCGGACACTGAAAGTAGGAGCACGGGATCGTGGCTGTCATCCTCTTTGAGGAACAGATGTACACCTCTCTTTTCCagaagaagaagagaaggaagagatgaATCTGCAAGGATCTCTACCTCTGATACAACTGCTAGATCACAGCATGTCTTTAGAAGGAGAGAGTCAGGTGAGGAGACCTCTCTCGAAGCATCAGATAGCCCTCCTCGGGCTTCTGTTAGTGGACCACCAACACCTGCAGTATCTGTTATTTCTACAGCTACTGCCTCCCCAGCAGATTCAACCCGCAGTGGAAGAAGTTCGGGAATTCTGCCTGGTTCTCTCTTTCGCTTTGCAGTGCCTCCAACATTAGGAAGCAGTCTGTCTGACAATCTTATGATAACTGTAGATATTATTCCCTCTGGCTGGAATCAGTCTGATGGACAAGAAAGTGGCAAGTCTAAAATACCATCTTCAAGAGATccagaaaggctccagaaaattaaagaaag CCTGCTTTTAGAAGATTCTGAAGATGAAGAGGGTGACTTATGTAGAATCTGTCAGATGTCCTCTGCAAGTTCTGACAACCTTTTAATAGAGCCATGCAAATGCACTGGAAGTCTGCAGTATGTTCACCAGGAGTGCATGAAAAAATGGCTGAAGTCGAAGATAAATTCAG GTTCTTCTTTGGAAGCAGTGACAACTTGTGAATTGTGCAAGGAGAAGTTGCATCTTAATCTGGAAGGCTTTGACGTTCATGAACTCTATAGGGCACATGCAAATGAACAA CTTCTGAAGATGATTCTGAGGACTGATGCTGGTAGAACTTTCATACTGCAAGAAACAAACAGAATTGCTGCAGAAATGCTGAACTGGCAAGAACATCAACATGCATTTGTTTTATTCCTCTCCTTAGTAAAAGGCGCATTGAATATTACTGTAGTTTTTGAAGCATTGTTGAATTCAAAATCAACTGCTGCACAGTGGAGCTCAGTGAGAACTTGA
- the MARCHF7 gene encoding E3 ubiquitin-protein ligase MARCHF7 isoform X2, whose translation MESKPSRIPRRINVQASSSPLGSRSGNSLSGAYSTRESSWRLESGYQESSVLNSSSRDWRIGERDTRETPWKLTASSPTRYSGTIDHPHSGTFLGSRSRLSTSSSSHFTSGRYGESERTQGAYSRLHSQQQDSDSKRPKLSCTSTSSVRSNGLTAFSDSSWRCSRIPRSSSVMLGSLGTDLVRERTQLERTDLSVNNLVDPSYRNSDFSPSTYLRDRPASSYAEGARPKENSLSTLRLNAPMNHQLPSDHQPSFFSRDSNMTSSRSSYSSRQRRNELESPQRSVQPAFSLTAIRDETPSSSGSDRVLSSQRSLNESAVDSEGRRTTRQLLSRLASSMSSTFFSRRSSQDPLHTRSLGSEESTVVPRVQATTLSSSNGAATPEVTGLQSSEASQGFSFLGRRWGLSGVSQNRTSDSDGESYRPDTESRSTGSWLSSSLRNRCTPLFSRRRREGRDESARISTSDTTARSQHVFRRRESATASPADSTRSGRSSGILPGSLFRFAVPPTLGSSLSDNLMITVDIIPSGWNQSDGQESGKSKIPSSRDPERLQKIKESLLLEDSEDEEGDLCRICQMSSASSDNLLIEPCKCTGSLQYVHQECMKKWLKSKINSGSSLEAVTTCELCKEKLHLNLEGFDVHELYRAHANEQADYEFISSGLYLVVLLHLCEQRFSDMLGTANEASTRVRLLKMILRTDAGRTFILQETNRIAAEMLNWQEHQHAFVLFLSLVKGALNITVVFEALLNSKSTAAQWSSVRT comes from the exons ATGGAGTCAAAACCCTCAAGAATTCCTCGCAGGATAAATGTTCAAGCTTCCAGCTCTCCTCTAGGATCTAGGAGTGGAAACAGTTTATCTGGTGCATATAGCACGAGAGAATCTTCATGGAGATTAGAATCTGGATACCAg GAATCCAGTGTATTGAATAGTTCCAGTAGAGACTGGAGAATTGGAGAAAGAGACACCCGTGAAACTCCTTGGAAGCTTACAGCGTCGTCTCCAACTCGCTACTCAGGGACAATTGATCATCCACATTCTGGAACATTTTTGGGAAGCAGAAGCAGATTG TCTACATCTTCTTCCTCTCATTTTACATCTGGGCGTTACGGTGAGTCTGAGAGAACTCAGGGAGCATATTCAAGACTGCATAGCCAGCAGCAAGATAGCGATTCAAAGAGACCTAAGCTATCTTGTACatctacctcttctgtgagaagtAATGGCTTGACTGCCTTTTCAG ATTCCTCATGGAGATGCAGTAGGATTCCTAGATCTTCATCAGTAATGCTTGGCTCCCTTGGAACTGATCTGGTGAGAGAGCGAACACAGTTAGAAAGAACAGATCTATCTGTTAATAACCTGGTGGATCCCAGCTACAGAAACAGTGACTTTTCACCTTCAACAT ATCTTCGAGACAGGCCTGCCTCTTCATATGCAGAGGGAGCAAGACCAAAAGAGAACTCATTAAGCACTTTGAGGCTGAATGCACCCATGAACCACCAGTTGCCTTCTGATCATCAGCCATCTTTCTTCAGCAGAGACTCTAACATGACCTCTTCAAGATCCAGCTATTCTTCAAGACAAAGGAGAAATGAATTGGAATCTCCCCAGAGGAGTGTACAGCCAGCATTTTCTCTTACTGCCATTAGAGATGAAACCCCTTCCTCCAGTGGTTCCGACAGGGTTTTATCTTCTCAGAGGTCATTGAATGAGTCTGCAGTTGACAGTGAAGGGAGGCGCACGACCAGACAGCTGCTGTCTCGTTTAGCATCTAGTATGtcatctacatttttctctcGAAGGTCTAGCCAAGACCCATTGCATACGAGATCATTAGGCTCTGAAGAGTCAACGGTGGTCCCAAGAGTTCAAGCTACTACTCTGTCAAGTAGTAATGGAGCTGCAACTCCGGAAGTCACAGGGCTTCAGTCATCCGAAGCTTCTCAGGGGTTTAGTTTTCTTGGACGAAGATGGGGTTTATCAGGAGTTTCACAGAATCGCACCTCTGATTCTGATGGGGAAAGTTACAGACCGGACACTGAAAGTAGGAGCACGGGATCGTGGCTGTCATCCTCTTTGAGGAACAGATGTACACCTCTCTTTTCCagaagaagaagagaaggaagagatgaATCTGCAAGGATCTCTACCTCTGATACAACTGCTAGATCACAGCATGTCTTTAGAAGGAGAGAGTCAG CTACTGCCTCCCCAGCAGATTCAACCCGCAGTGGAAGAAGTTCGGGAATTCTGCCTGGTTCTCTCTTTCGCTTTGCAGTGCCTCCAACATTAGGAAGCAGTCTGTCTGACAATCTTATGATAACTGTAGATATTATTCCCTCTGGCTGGAATCAGTCTGATGGACAAGAAAGTGGCAAGTCTAAAATACCATCTTCAAGAGATccagaaaggctccagaaaattaaagaaag CCTGCTTTTAGAAGATTCTGAAGATGAAGAGGGTGACTTATGTAGAATCTGTCAGATGTCCTCTGCAAGTTCTGACAACCTTTTAATAGAGCCATGCAAATGCACTGGAAGTCTGCAGTATGTTCACCAGGAGTGCATGAAAAAATGGCTGAAGTCGAAGATAAATTCAG GTTCTTCTTTGGAAGCAGTGACAACTTGTGAATTGTGCAAGGAGAAGTTGCATCTTAATCTGGAAGGCTTTGACGTTCATGAACTCTATAGGGCACATGCAAATGAACAA GCAGACTATGAATTTATCAGCTCTGGTCTCTACCTTGTAGTGTTGTTACACTTATGCGAGCAGCGCTTTTCTGATATGTTAGGAACTGCAAATGAGGCCAGCACACGTGTCAGA CTTCTGAAGATGATTCTGAGGACTGATGCTGGTAGAACTTTCATACTGCAAGAAACAAACAGAATTGCTGCAGAAATGCTGAACTGGCAAGAACATCAACATGCATTTGTTTTATTCCTCTCCTTAGTAAAAGGCGCATTGAATATTACTGTAGTTTTTGAAGCATTGTTGAATTCAAAATCAACTGCTGCACAGTGGAGCTCAGTGAGAACTTGA
- the MARCHF7 gene encoding E3 ubiquitin-protein ligase MARCHF7 isoform X7, which translates to MESKPSRIPRRINVQASSSPLGSRSGNSLSGAYSTRESSWRLESGYQESSVLNSSSRDWRIGERDTRETPWKLTASSPTRYSGTIDHPHSGTFLGSRSRLSTSSSSHFTSGRYGESERTQGAYSRLHSQQQDSDSKRPKLSCTSTSSVRSNGLTAFSDSSWRCSRIPRSSSVMLGSLGTDLVRERTQLERTDLSVNNLVDPSYRNSDFSPSTYLRDRPASSYAEGARPKENSLSTLRLNAPMNHQLPSDHQPSFFSRDSNMTSSRSSYSSRQRRNELESPQRSVQPAFSLTAIRDETPSSSGSDRVLSSQRSLNESAVDSEGRRTTRQLLSRLASSMSSTFFSRRSSQDPLHTRSLGSEESTVVPRVQATTLSSSNGAATPEVTGLQSSEASQGFSFLGRRWGLSGVSQNRTSDSDGESYRPDTESRSTGSWLSSSLRNRCTPLFSRRRREGRDESARISTSDTTARSQHVFRRRESVPPTLGSSLSDNLMITVDIIPSGWNQSDGQESGKSKIPSSRDPERLQKIKESLLLEDSEDEEGDLCRICQMSSASSDNLLIEPCKCTGSLQYVHQECMKKWLKSKINSGSSLEAVTTCELCKEKLHLNLEGFDVHELYRAHANEQADYEFISSGLYLVVLLHLCEQRFSDMLGTANEASTRVRLLKMILRTDAGRTFILQETNRIAAEMLNWQEHQHAFVLFLSLVKGALNITVVFEALLNSKSTAAQWSSVRT; encoded by the exons ATGGAGTCAAAACCCTCAAGAATTCCTCGCAGGATAAATGTTCAAGCTTCCAGCTCTCCTCTAGGATCTAGGAGTGGAAACAGTTTATCTGGTGCATATAGCACGAGAGAATCTTCATGGAGATTAGAATCTGGATACCAg GAATCCAGTGTATTGAATAGTTCCAGTAGAGACTGGAGAATTGGAGAAAGAGACACCCGTGAAACTCCTTGGAAGCTTACAGCGTCGTCTCCAACTCGCTACTCAGGGACAATTGATCATCCACATTCTGGAACATTTTTGGGAAGCAGAAGCAGATTG TCTACATCTTCTTCCTCTCATTTTACATCTGGGCGTTACGGTGAGTCTGAGAGAACTCAGGGAGCATATTCAAGACTGCATAGCCAGCAGCAAGATAGCGATTCAAAGAGACCTAAGCTATCTTGTACatctacctcttctgtgagaagtAATGGCTTGACTGCCTTTTCAG ATTCCTCATGGAGATGCAGTAGGATTCCTAGATCTTCATCAGTAATGCTTGGCTCCCTTGGAACTGATCTGGTGAGAGAGCGAACACAGTTAGAAAGAACAGATCTATCTGTTAATAACCTGGTGGATCCCAGCTACAGAAACAGTGACTTTTCACCTTCAACAT ATCTTCGAGACAGGCCTGCCTCTTCATATGCAGAGGGAGCAAGACCAAAAGAGAACTCATTAAGCACTTTGAGGCTGAATGCACCCATGAACCACCAGTTGCCTTCTGATCATCAGCCATCTTTCTTCAGCAGAGACTCTAACATGACCTCTTCAAGATCCAGCTATTCTTCAAGACAAAGGAGAAATGAATTGGAATCTCCCCAGAGGAGTGTACAGCCAGCATTTTCTCTTACTGCCATTAGAGATGAAACCCCTTCCTCCAGTGGTTCCGACAGGGTTTTATCTTCTCAGAGGTCATTGAATGAGTCTGCAGTTGACAGTGAAGGGAGGCGCACGACCAGACAGCTGCTGTCTCGTTTAGCATCTAGTATGtcatctacatttttctctcGAAGGTCTAGCCAAGACCCATTGCATACGAGATCATTAGGCTCTGAAGAGTCAACGGTGGTCCCAAGAGTTCAAGCTACTACTCTGTCAAGTAGTAATGGAGCTGCAACTCCGGAAGTCACAGGGCTTCAGTCATCCGAAGCTTCTCAGGGGTTTAGTTTTCTTGGACGAAGATGGGGTTTATCAGGAGTTTCACAGAATCGCACCTCTGATTCTGATGGGGAAAGTTACAGACCGGACACTGAAAGTAGGAGCACGGGATCGTGGCTGTCATCCTCTTTGAGGAACAGATGTACACCTCTCTTTTCCagaagaagaagagaaggaagagatgaATCTGCAAGGATCTCTACCTCTGATACAACTGCTAGATCACAGCATGTCTTTAGAAGGAGAGAGTCAG TGCCTCCAACATTAGGAAGCAGTCTGTCTGACAATCTTATGATAACTGTAGATATTATTCCCTCTGGCTGGAATCAGTCTGATGGACAAGAAAGTGGCAAGTCTAAAATACCATCTTCAAGAGATccagaaaggctccagaaaattaaagaaag CCTGCTTTTAGAAGATTCTGAAGATGAAGAGGGTGACTTATGTAGAATCTGTCAGATGTCCTCTGCAAGTTCTGACAACCTTTTAATAGAGCCATGCAAATGCACTGGAAGTCTGCAGTATGTTCACCAGGAGTGCATGAAAAAATGGCTGAAGTCGAAGATAAATTCAG GTTCTTCTTTGGAAGCAGTGACAACTTGTGAATTGTGCAAGGAGAAGTTGCATCTTAATCTGGAAGGCTTTGACGTTCATGAACTCTATAGGGCACATGCAAATGAACAA GCAGACTATGAATTTATCAGCTCTGGTCTCTACCTTGTAGTGTTGTTACACTTATGCGAGCAGCGCTTTTCTGATATGTTAGGAACTGCAAATGAGGCCAGCACACGTGTCAGA CTTCTGAAGATGATTCTGAGGACTGATGCTGGTAGAACTTTCATACTGCAAGAAACAAACAGAATTGCTGCAGAAATGCTGAACTGGCAAGAACATCAACATGCATTTGTTTTATTCCTCTCCTTAGTAAAAGGCGCATTGAATATTACTGTAGTTTTTGAAGCATTGTTGAATTCAAAATCAACTGCTGCACAGTGGAGCTCAGTGAGAACTTGA
- the MARCHF7 gene encoding E3 ubiquitin-protein ligase MARCHF7 isoform X1 gives MESKPSRIPRRINVQASSSPLGSRSGNSLSGAYSTRESSWRLESGYQESSVLNSSSRDWRIGERDTRETPWKLTASSPTRYSGTIDHPHSGTFLGSRSRLSTSSSSHFTSGRYGESERTQGAYSRLHSQQQDSDSKRPKLSCTSTSSVRSNGLTAFSDSSWRCSRIPRSSSVMLGSLGTDLVRERTQLERTDLSVNNLVDPSYRNSDFSPSTYLRDRPASSYAEGARPKENSLSTLRLNAPMNHQLPSDHQPSFFSRDSNMTSSRSSYSSRQRRNELESPQRSVQPAFSLTAIRDETPSSSGSDRVLSSQRSLNESAVDSEGRRTTRQLLSRLASSMSSTFFSRRSSQDPLHTRSLGSEESTVVPRVQATTLSSSNGAATPEVTGLQSSEASQGFSFLGRRWGLSGVSQNRTSDSDGESYRPDTESRSTGSWLSSSLRNRCTPLFSRRRREGRDESARISTSDTTARSQHVFRRRESGEETSLEASDSPPRASVSGPPTPAVSVISTATASPADSTRSGRSSGILPGSLFRFAVPPTLGSSLSDNLMITVDIIPSGWNQSDGQESGKSKIPSSRDPERLQKIKESLLLEDSEDEEGDLCRICQMSSASSDNLLIEPCKCTGSLQYVHQECMKKWLKSKINSGSSLEAVTTCELCKEKLHLNLEGFDVHELYRAHANEQADYEFISSGLYLVVLLHLCEQRFSDMLGTANEASTRVRLLKMILRTDAGRTFILQETNRIAAEMLNWQEHQHAFVLFLSLVKGALNITVVFEALLNSKSTAAQWSSVRT, from the exons ATGGAGTCAAAACCCTCAAGAATTCCTCGCAGGATAAATGTTCAAGCTTCCAGCTCTCCTCTAGGATCTAGGAGTGGAAACAGTTTATCTGGTGCATATAGCACGAGAGAATCTTCATGGAGATTAGAATCTGGATACCAg GAATCCAGTGTATTGAATAGTTCCAGTAGAGACTGGAGAATTGGAGAAAGAGACACCCGTGAAACTCCTTGGAAGCTTACAGCGTCGTCTCCAACTCGCTACTCAGGGACAATTGATCATCCACATTCTGGAACATTTTTGGGAAGCAGAAGCAGATTG TCTACATCTTCTTCCTCTCATTTTACATCTGGGCGTTACGGTGAGTCTGAGAGAACTCAGGGAGCATATTCAAGACTGCATAGCCAGCAGCAAGATAGCGATTCAAAGAGACCTAAGCTATCTTGTACatctacctcttctgtgagaagtAATGGCTTGACTGCCTTTTCAG ATTCCTCATGGAGATGCAGTAGGATTCCTAGATCTTCATCAGTAATGCTTGGCTCCCTTGGAACTGATCTGGTGAGAGAGCGAACACAGTTAGAAAGAACAGATCTATCTGTTAATAACCTGGTGGATCCCAGCTACAGAAACAGTGACTTTTCACCTTCAACAT ATCTTCGAGACAGGCCTGCCTCTTCATATGCAGAGGGAGCAAGACCAAAAGAGAACTCATTAAGCACTTTGAGGCTGAATGCACCCATGAACCACCAGTTGCCTTCTGATCATCAGCCATCTTTCTTCAGCAGAGACTCTAACATGACCTCTTCAAGATCCAGCTATTCTTCAAGACAAAGGAGAAATGAATTGGAATCTCCCCAGAGGAGTGTACAGCCAGCATTTTCTCTTACTGCCATTAGAGATGAAACCCCTTCCTCCAGTGGTTCCGACAGGGTTTTATCTTCTCAGAGGTCATTGAATGAGTCTGCAGTTGACAGTGAAGGGAGGCGCACGACCAGACAGCTGCTGTCTCGTTTAGCATCTAGTATGtcatctacatttttctctcGAAGGTCTAGCCAAGACCCATTGCATACGAGATCATTAGGCTCTGAAGAGTCAACGGTGGTCCCAAGAGTTCAAGCTACTACTCTGTCAAGTAGTAATGGAGCTGCAACTCCGGAAGTCACAGGGCTTCAGTCATCCGAAGCTTCTCAGGGGTTTAGTTTTCTTGGACGAAGATGGGGTTTATCAGGAGTTTCACAGAATCGCACCTCTGATTCTGATGGGGAAAGTTACAGACCGGACACTGAAAGTAGGAGCACGGGATCGTGGCTGTCATCCTCTTTGAGGAACAGATGTACACCTCTCTTTTCCagaagaagaagagaaggaagagatgaATCTGCAAGGATCTCTACCTCTGATACAACTGCTAGATCACAGCATGTCTTTAGAAGGAGAGAGTCAGGTGAGGAGACCTCTCTCGAAGCATCAGATAGCCCTCCTCGGGCTTCTGTTAGTGGACCACCAACACCTGCAGTATCTGTTATTTCTACAGCTACTGCCTCCCCAGCAGATTCAACCCGCAGTGGAAGAAGTTCGGGAATTCTGCCTGGTTCTCTCTTTCGCTTTGCAGTGCCTCCAACATTAGGAAGCAGTCTGTCTGACAATCTTATGATAACTGTAGATATTATTCCCTCTGGCTGGAATCAGTCTGATGGACAAGAAAGTGGCAAGTCTAAAATACCATCTTCAAGAGATccagaaaggctccagaaaattaaagaaag CCTGCTTTTAGAAGATTCTGAAGATGAAGAGGGTGACTTATGTAGAATCTGTCAGATGTCCTCTGCAAGTTCTGACAACCTTTTAATAGAGCCATGCAAATGCACTGGAAGTCTGCAGTATGTTCACCAGGAGTGCATGAAAAAATGGCTGAAGTCGAAGATAAATTCAG GTTCTTCTTTGGAAGCAGTGACAACTTGTGAATTGTGCAAGGAGAAGTTGCATCTTAATCTGGAAGGCTTTGACGTTCATGAACTCTATAGGGCACATGCAAATGAACAA GCAGACTATGAATTTATCAGCTCTGGTCTCTACCTTGTAGTGTTGTTACACTTATGCGAGCAGCGCTTTTCTGATATGTTAGGAACTGCAAATGAGGCCAGCACACGTGTCAGA CTTCTGAAGATGATTCTGAGGACTGATGCTGGTAGAACTTTCATACTGCAAGAAACAAACAGAATTGCTGCAGAAATGCTGAACTGGCAAGAACATCAACATGCATTTGTTTTATTCCTCTCCTTAGTAAAAGGCGCATTGAATATTACTGTAGTTTTTGAAGCATTGTTGAATTCAAAATCAACTGCTGCACAGTGGAGCTCAGTGAGAACTTGA